Within Dromaius novaehollandiae isolate bDroNov1 chromosome 8, bDroNov1.hap1, whole genome shotgun sequence, the genomic segment cataaattaaaaatacacatatcaTGCAGCcaataaaatttgattttaatcTAAATAGTTTTTAAGCTAGAATGCTCCAGTAAGTACTTTTTATAAGGACATCTAATCTCACAGTTCTATattcagcttgttttttttttacctggaatactatttatttttttccactgttcaaAGAGATTACGAATTTTATAAGGGCCCTCTTTAACAGGCACTTTTATTTTTATGGGTATCTGAAAGAAGCAATTAAAAGGTTTACAATAAAAAAGATCAGACAAACACATGATTCACGCTGCAATTTTCCATACACTGACTACTGCCAACTTTACAATTTGGCAGATGCATGGGAATATTTCAGCCCTACCTTTCAAGTCTCCTCCAGAAGTATCAAGCAAGCATTTTATCAGGCTTCATGAACTTCAACAGGTTCTCAGGTTTGGTACGAATAAGCCCCTGAACGAATAAGCCCCTGAACTGTTAACTGCTCAACCAAACCTTACCATGGCTTGAACTTCAGAGCTCTCATTCCCACTTCTCAGGCATGTTTTCCCTCGTGTCTCAGCCACTGCTTACTTCCATCCCCTCTCAGTTTCCGTCCCATTTTCCCACAAGCAGCTGCGGCTGACCACATACTCCAGCCAGTCCTGTAACAACTCCCCACTCCCCACAACAGACTTCTCTCTCTCATCCCTCTGAGCTTCCCGGCAGACTCTCCCTGCCCCCCAGGTCCACATTATTTCAAGATCCTGCTTCAGAGCTCGATGAGCTTCTGCAGTGGACGCAGACGGGAAGCCCCCACGTTCACCAAGCAGCTACACAAGTTACAGTTAGTACCACACTACTGCATCCAGGGCAGATACTCAAAGAAAAGGGACTCAGAGCAAATCAAGGTGAAAAACTTGAAACTAGCctcaaaaatggggaaaaaaggaaattacaaGTCAGGTAGAAGAGTAGGATATACCAAGTGTCATGGCCTTGCAGCGGCTGGGTGAGAAAAATCCGCTCTGCTCTGGGTAAGGCCCCGGGCTGCATTTCCAGCAAGCTGTTTCACACCAAAGCAGCCTGCCCACCCCGGTCGGAGGCTGCACGCCGTGAGGTTCGCACGTGCGGACGGCGTTCCCGGTCTCCAGCAAGTCGCAggctgctcagcagctcctggccagCTCCAGCCCAAATCACTTGCAGCTGCACAGCTCGGCTGACCCCAGGGCTCGCCCCGAGCGAGGGTGGAAACGCTCGGAAGTCAGCACAGCTCTGTCCATCACACAGGCACTGCCGCTGCTGGACCGCTCTCAGGCAAATTCCCTCCGATGGAGCTTCTGACACCAACGTTTCCACACCACTTGCAGCCTTACCTCCCCGGGAGTCTCCATATGCCCTCTTCCCCCATGGTAACATCTCCATAACAATTCCCTGTTAGAAATACATATAATACATACCTGTTGCCTTGAAtgtttttttttgcaattttgtaaaatttggaagatggaattttattttcctacCAGACCCTCAATATATCCTGCAAAGGACATCTAACAGGCAGCACTGAAAATCATCCGTATTCAAATGTTTTTACAGATTACATGGTATTGATTTTCTCTATATATCTCATCTACAGCAAAATGCCTTTGCACAGCTGTGCGCACACTGCAGCCAGGGAGGTCGTCAGACCATGGCGATCCCCAAGGAGGATCGGACATCTGGAGCTACATGACTGCAAGGAAACCAGTCAGCACGGCAGGAGTCAAAGCCTCTCTGCTTTTCGGGGCAGAAAATTACGTGGTGTAAAGCAGTGTAGAAAGCAAGACATGctcacagaaaagagaaaagcagggcaggTTAAAGAGAAACTCGTGATTCCCAAATCCAAATTCTTTGGGCATGATGCCCTTCAAAGGGACGCTGCTGAGAAGGAGCACATGGCCCCTGGGGCAAGCCAAAGGCTGAAGTCAGTCGTTGCAACCTCAGCCTGGTGTACTGGGAGCAATTTGCACAATTCACTGGTAGGTGGCAACACCATACAGGAATAAAAATATGCGCAGACAGCTTATTAAAATGATGAATAGCCTGAGTCAGCTCACAGGTGGACACCAGAAATACCGAATACTCGGATTTATGCTTACTTTTTTATTAAGAAGCTTGCTACAGAGTCCTTCCCCGTGCGCGCGTACCCACCGCGCACAGCTATTTCCCGCAGCCGCGCAGGAGCGGCAGGCAGAGGCGCGGCGCAGCCTGCGGCACCGGCTCCCTCCCGCGCAGCGCTAGCGCGAAGAGCTGCCGAGACACGGCGAACGCGGGCCGCGGAGGGGGAGGCAAGGGGAGGGAGCCGCGCCGCAAGGCAGGCCCGGCCCCACGCCGCTTTTCTGCCAAAGAGCCCCGTCCGCGagcgccgctccccgcggccaaggggcggggcggggcggggcgggggcggggcagggcggctataaggcgggcggcggcggcggggccggcgcggagcggagcggggcgggcgccaTGCAGAGCGCGCTGTTCCTGGCGCTGCAGCACCGCGGCGCGCAGAtggagcggggcggccgccggcgcggcgaGGAGgcggaggagaaggagaaggagaaggagaagggccGCGTCAAGAGGACGATGTGAGTGGGGTCGCCGGGGGGgatccgccgccgccgccgctgggcTTCTCCGGGCTGCCGCTCTAAAcatccctttttccttcctccagcatTAGAGATTGGAAAACGAGGCTGAGCTTCTTCCTGCAAAACTCCTCCAATTCCGCTAAAATGAAACCCAAGAAGGCAGGAAAGCACCACACCTACTTCAGGTAACTTCTGATAAACACTGGAAGTGGCTCAAATATCTTACTAACTGAGAAATAAAACGTGAGCAGTGGTCTAATACCCTCCCTCCTTTTAAGCAGACCTTCCCCTGAAGAAGCCCAGCTGTGGTCGGAAGCTTTTGATGAACTTCTGGCTAACAAATGTAAGTTCTTCTTTAACGTGGAGCAGCTCCATCAGCCTTGCGCTCCTATGCGTTTCTAGGAGGTTTCTTCCTCGCGTGTCAGCGTTGTACCTTGCTTTTGTTAATGCACGCAGCTTTGGTTCTGGTCtttgaaataaatgctttaaacCATTTCAAAACCAACTTTAGagaaataaattcttttaaattttgtaagccaatattaaaacatcaagaaCACTTTATAGTAGaggattttttcttcttgatttagCTGTAACTTTGTAATTAAACCATACCTTGAGCTGGCTTTGCCAAACACCAGAGGCGCATTTGTTCACTGTGCTCTCTGCATATCCAAgacaaatgcattaaaataatttggGAATGATTTTGCAACACTGGTGTCAGAAGTTGAATGAACTCTGGGTTTTGCTGTAGCTCTGCACGGAAAGCACTTAGGAGCAGAGCAGAAAAGACTAAGAAATAATATCACCATTTGCGCTTTGAACTTCTGAGTTGACCTTTCCACTGCAAAAATATTCCACAGGTTTGTAGCACTGTCATAAATATTTATTCCAGTCTAAAGGTTAACACATGAAATCCTAtctcaagaggttttttttttttttttttttttaagtatttgtgcGTACATCAGAAAAGGGAACATACAGACCACAGAtggctttcatttttgtttaccTAAAAACAACTAACAAAGTGAAGCTTGCCAAGCCATTAGAGGGTTAAGTTTTTGCATACGTAAATACAGACTTTATTGCCATGACACCCCTGAAAGAAACAGGCCAGAACTACAGCAATATGTTTTGGTAGGAACAGCCATGACAAATGGGCGAATTCAAGATTCCTGAAATACTTAATTGATGTATTTTTTGCTTCCCCCCTTCCCTAGATGGCCTTGCTGCTTTCCGAGCTTTCCTGAAGTCCGAGTTCTGTGAGGAGAACATTGAGTTCTGGTTGGCCTGCGAGGACTTCAAGAAAACCAAGTCACCCCAGAAGCTGACAtcgaaagcaaaaaaaatctacaatGACTTCATTGAAAAGGAAGCTCCTAAAGAGGTAAAAAAAACCTAAACACAACTGCCCTGTTCTGTGGGTTCATACAGCCCTGCTTTATTTCTCTGAACTCATTTCAAGTTAGAGGCCAAAAATTCATCATACATAGCTCACTGTTAACATCTGCATCTGAACAGAACTCACTTCCCCGACTGCCTTTCCACCAAGCTGGAAAATTGCACAAGCAGCATTTCAGAGTAGCCACCTTCTCTCAGCCAGAAAAAATCAGAGCCTCATTTAATACCTGTAACATATTTGAGAGTTAAGCATGGAAACAGTATCATCTAAATTGCTTTCTTTAAGGAAGTTTCATTAATCAAAGACTGTAGTAATAGGGTTTTTAGCTTTTTTCTCACCTCTCTCAAAAAATGTAGTTCTCTGAAGTAAAAGTCCTTCTTTGTATTTCAGATAAACATAGACTTTCAAACCAAGAACATGATTGCTCAGAATATTCAAGAAGCCACACATACCTGCTTCAGCGCAGCGCAGAAGAGAGTTTACAGCTTGATGGAGAACAACTCGTACCCACGGTTTTTAGAATCCGAGTTCTATCAGGAGCTGTGCAAAAAAGCGCCCAGAGTGGCCCAGGCAACATGAGCTGCCGCGAGGAGCACAGAGAAACCTCTCAGCTACTGAGGAAGAAAGCCACAGGTCCCAGCAGCATCCCGACCGGAAAGACTGAGATACCAAGCGCACAGTCTGTCTGCTAGGATGCCCGGACAAGTACTGACTGTGGTGCAAAGCCAACGGCAGGGGAGGACGCTGGAGGGCATGCAGGGGCTGCGGCCACAGGGGTCGCAGCCCGCTGCTGGGGACGGACCTTTTTCCGTCAACACCGCAGTGAAAAGGTGGTTCCGTGTTTTAGACGAAGCTGTGTGGCGTGATGCTCCTCGTGTCACAGGGGAGGTGTTGATGCAGTAGGTTAGAGCAGAGCTTCCCTTTGGTAGGCACAAGTAGCTCTGTACagctgagcagtgctgggagcttgAGTAATTGGTTACATACTTATTTTTCCTAAACATCAACCAGTGCTGCTGTCATCATTCCCTTAGTGTCTCAACACTGGTTGTATAAACTGAAGATTTGTAGCTGCAAACAGCTGTATCAGGCATTTCTGCATCTGCTAGACACTAATAGCACCAGCAGCACGAAGCAAGGAAGGGGGATATCGTTCGCTCCCCAGAGGAGCGGGTCGTGTCACTAAGTACACAGGGCTGGACGATGTCAGTGGGGCTGCAGGGGAGCAAGCTGAAGGCAAAACATGGCCGCAGCGAACAGGAGCTAAGTGTATTATGTGCAGATTATGGTTGTGTTGAATGCTGTATTAATGTCATAATTGTCTTGAGGACAGCAAGCTTCAGTgaagtttttattgtttttaataaactatTTGATACAAAACTTATGTTGCTTAAGTTGTTTTGCATACATGTAGATGTACTGTCCAGTGCCAAAATCTGGAGTACTGGGAACAGGCATCCCGCAGCAATCGGTCTCATGGGTGGGATTGCAGTAGGGCTACCCCTAAAGCTGCTAGGTTACACACTAACAGGCAAGCACACCTTTCAGGGAGTGAAAAATCCTCCAAGGCTGTAAGCTGCAGTAAGGCTTAACATGGGAGATTAGTTCCTCTACATCCTCTATTAAATCTCAACCACCTCCACATTAAAACAATACCTTGAGATATCACCAGGCACTTGTTTAGACACAAGGACAGAATTCATACGTAGCATCAACT encodes:
- the LOC112997432 gene encoding regulator of G-protein signaling 2 isoform X2, with translation MQSALFLALQHRGAQMERGGRRRGEEAEEKEKEKEKGRVKRTIIRDWKTRLSFFLQNSSNSAKMKPKKAGKHHTYFRPSPEEAQLWSEAFDELLANKYGLAAFRAFLKSEFCEENIEFWLACEDFKKTKSPQKLTSKAKKIYNDFIEKEAPKEINIDFQTKNMIAQNIQEATHTCFSAAQKRVYSLMENNSYPRFLESEFYQELCKKAPRVAQAT
- the LOC112997432 gene encoding regulator of G-protein signaling 2 isoform X1, giving the protein MQSALFLALQHRGAQMERGGRRRGEEAEEKEKEKEKGRVKRTIIRDWKTRLSFFLQNSSNSAKMKPKKAGKHHTYFSRPSPEEAQLWSEAFDELLANKYGLAAFRAFLKSEFCEENIEFWLACEDFKKTKSPQKLTSKAKKIYNDFIEKEAPKEINIDFQTKNMIAQNIQEATHTCFSAAQKRVYSLMENNSYPRFLESEFYQELCKKAPRVAQAT